The segment GGGGCTCGGCGCGGCGGAGGCTAGGCGCGCTCCCCGCACCCCGCACTTTCAGCCGGCGACTCGGGCGGCGGCGTCGGAGTGCCGTTACGAGGTCGGAGCTCCTTCGCCCGAAGCCGTTGCACCGTCTCGCGTATTTCCGCCGCCAACTGCTGGTCCGAGTCCAGCCGGGGACGCCTCGCCAGAGGTTCTTCCCCAGGGGACGCTCGCCTCCGCATCGATCCCCCAGGGGGCGACGCGGGCGGCGCACTCAGCCGCTGCAGCAACGCCGCTCCCGGTCGCTCCAAGCTCGACCGAATGATACCCTCGAGGAACGATCCGTTCGCGGGAGGAGGCGCCTCTTCCCTCAACCGTCTCATCATATGCGACGCGTACAGGTCCGGCGCAGGCGGAGGCGCGAACCCGGCCCCCGCCCAGAAAGGGTACCCAGGAGGATAACCACCTTCAGGACCATTTAACCCATTCGTAAATGGCTTTGTCGGCGGTTTCGGAGGAGGTTTCGGTGGCTGAGGTTTGATATCTTGAGGAGGCTTCGGCTCCCGCTTCCGCGGCCTCATTAAGTGTCTCTCCTTAACCTTGTACTCTAGAGTTGAATGTGGGACGCCGTAGTACGACCCGGCGCGGTGCACCGACATCTCCCCTCTTTGGACAGCTTTCACCGCTTCCACTAAACTATCCCTATCATAGTTCCTGTATTTCCCTCGTTTTGGTCGTGTGCCCTTCCCGCCTGTAGCTGGCTGTCCATTATTGTTCGAATTCATCTTAGAATTGCTCGGCATCGCGTAGTTCCTCTGGTTGTCTGGAGGTGTTTTTATAACTGAGACGTGCCTGTCTGGCCCTCGTAGAAAAGGTAAGTCGGGTTGGTGAGGTCTATCTAAAGGCTGTTGGAACTTTTGGCTGATGCTTTTCGCTATAACATCGCTTAGAGATGTGAAGATTTGTTGAGTGGGTGGTTGAGGGTCTGCGAAAACTGAGAGGGGCATGAATTGGGAGGGTGGATTTAGGGTCGGTTGGGGTAGGATTGGTGTGATTGGAGTGACGGGGGTGACTGGTGTCGCGGGGGATGGGCTCTTGTCGTCGGGGGGCGGGAAGGTCGGTATCTTGAGGATGACCGATGGGGGAGACTCTGGTTTGTCGGGCTCGCTGTCCTGGTCTGACTCCTGGCCGGTGTCTGAGGTGAGGCCGAACTTGTTGACCTTGTTGCGTAGGGTAGACCTGGGGATGCCGTACAGCACCGCAGCGCGCCGCGTGCCGAGGCGTCCCGACTGGATCTCCCGCAGAGCTGATTGCAGTTCATCGTCGGTGTAGGCTCGTCTCGTCGCACTGTTGCTGGACCCTTCGAGAACTGCTCGCTTTAATCTgtaacaagtaaaaaaaatttaattgggACCTTGAATCTTGAACTCTTTAGCTAAAGTCTATAGCCGGAAACGTTTCTGTTTCTTAGATTCTACTTCTAAGGCgtgttttttggattttcaaattctTATGTTATGCCTACCTAAAGTATTcgtaaattaaaaccattaacattagtaataataataatataagccttttattactgaaaataaaatttacattttaaaatacaatattatgtaagttatacatgctttttaggtaagtttacataattcgaatttttaattttataaccattaacattagtttagtttaaataaagataatattattattagtttttacaTATCTAACGGCACTCCGAGTACTAGTAACATTAGCATGTTGGTGACgggaccttgaagtttttacccatcccaaaacaAACTGCCAAACGTGTAAAGTACTAGTTAGGTGTAGCCCGTACGAAATGACTTCACTGTGGTTCAGCTCAGTTCTACGGACTAGAGTCGTACTTtagacatgatatttgacacataaagttttttttctctctctcttctggctttaaaaacattagccaatgtcaagtttgtagttatttgtaacaagttagttaaactatacaagtatggaccccgtctgtgccggcgctcgccgacatacgcacggcacccccttagagcgctttccagtcagttttaacaaaaaaaaacactgcaaaaaggcagagcacgcccgccagctaacaccaacacagacgaagtcacacataaagttaaaatggcgcgtgagaactaaTTTTTTACGTGttatactaatttatattatttgccAATGAAGTTACAGTCAATGCTACATATTCATcgatgtacatattataatccaaaaataACACAACATCAGACTCTTTCATTGAGTCACAAGACAAGACAAAGAATTCCATGCTTTCTTgcacatttaaataaatagggaGACATTTCAGCGTTCAAACCACAGCCAGCGATCTTTCAGAGTACTGCGTTCCTTTCTGTCTAACCCGAGATCTAACATTCATCTAACTCTCCCCATTATGAAAggtttttcagaaatttcaccCGAACAAAGCCGTCGTGGGTCCAAGTTACATAAGTTAAATATTACTGAATAGGACCtagactttgttgtctgtctgtttatctagcaggtaggtaggtcttatagcacatataaaggaaaaatccgaaaaccatgaatttgtggttacatcacaaaaaaaaatgagaccATGAACAGGCAACTAGtattttcaagtttcaaaacaagataactatgccaagtggggtatcatatcaggttttacctttacattctaaaacagatttttatttatttttatgcataatagtttttatttatcgtgcaaaatgtcgggaagaataccagagtacggaaccctcggtgcgcgagtcataCTAGGCCGGGTTTTATAAAGATCTATCATCCAATCTTAGCTACTGCATAGATTACAGAGAACGCGAAATGTGGAACTCTCTAACTCCAATAGACCGTCGGTTGTGTGATTACGCCTATAAATTGAGTCACTGAACAATATGGGTCAACACACATCACCGTGCCAACAACACCGGTCAACACCCCGCAATCGGTCGCAAAAACTCCTCTAAATTCAACATTTCAAAACCGCCCGCTATATTAAACACTCAGATAACGAAATGCGAAATATTTACTCGTGGACTCACCGATAACGGACTACTATGAATGCGTCTTTATCTTTTTCCCTTCGTCTTTTATTTCCTACAGAttcacattcaaaattcaacgTTATAACTGTTGAAATATGGTTGGTTTTGCATTGGGTGGGTTGGGTCGTCTTTAGTTTCATCTTGGGTTTTACTTTCTTATTTTTCGATATCGTTGACAGGGAATATCGGACCTTATTATGTGGTGGGAGGGGGGTGTTTCGCTTGACGGCAGAAGCGAGGATGGAAGGTCGATGCACCGTCGTCTatgcatttttatttgttttggtGAGTCGTGCGACCCACATCGGGGTCCCGAATGAATTTATTCTGTTATCGATTGGATACTGTGCATAATATCGGTGCTGAAATCGAGACTGTCTCTCGTACTACTACTAGTCTGCTCGCTTTGATCGTTGCTCGGCCGGGCGATTTCGTATAACGAGACGATTCTACGGCTGGTGATTTGGTACAAGTTACCCAAAGTTATACGTATACttagatagatttttttttaattcagatacaagttagcccttgactgcaatctcacctggtgttaagtgatgatgcagtctaaggtggcaACGTGTTAACCTGGGAGGGATATGGCAATTTTTATTCCATGGTGACTGGGAAACCTAGCCAAAgcacctatctacctacttaggtcAGCGCATTTAGCTCGAAGAAGCGAAAGAAGTTGGGGTCCTAAGCTGTTGAAATGGGGATCCCGTATTTTGAGAAGCACCTCACTAGATGCGATCCAGTACCTACCcacctaggtacttagtaggtaaaacAGATAGATactcaaaataaattaagtatcaATATTTTAAGAACAGGATAGTGTAATTATacctatttttcaaaaaataattaatgaagTAACTTGGaatgtataattaattaccGATGGCGGCCCCGCTTCACACTTGACCTATTTTGCGCAAACACAATTTTAACAATGGCTGACTGTCCTTTAGTTACCTaagtatttcaaaaaatatttatgctcTTAGcctctataggtacctatacctattattcACATTTATCGCCAActaagaaagaaaagaaagaaagaaaaactgtttatttggtaccaacaaaaatataaattaaaataaataaaatatgaaatgggacgcgtggtgtgtggtgccaaaatggactcGACTAGTATTAAGTTTCGACTAGTATTGCGCCTTACTGCGCCAACTtcataagtatggatttaggtatttaaaaatcccgtgggaactctttgattttttgagataaaaagtagcctatgtcacccttCAGGACTTAAAATATGCCTATACAAATATCACGTCAATCTaatgctccgttgcgacgtgatcgaGGGactaaccaacaaaccaaccaataaacacactttagcatttataatggTAAGGTATGGGGAACGAAATAGAGATGAATATTTTACAGGCAACAACAACTTATAAAGCAAAATCTCACAAAGAATTTCGTCACAATCGGTCTCatggataggctgtgaaaagctagcagacagacagacccactttcAGGTTTATAAATCTAAAAGACtttaaaggaaaaggtgactgattaACTGAATGACGACATATCTATCAACCCCAGCTTAAAATACTGaacggatcgagctgaaagtCCTGtagatagatagctattatgatgtggACAtccaataagatttttttttgaaaattcaaccattaaggggtaaaataggaattcgaaagtgtagtccacgcggacgaagttgcgggcttcAGCAAGTTATAAATATGGATGCAGTAAAGTTATTTTGACGGTAAGCAAAATGTTCGAACTTACGCTCGAACCCACAAAATAATGAGGAAGATGTATGTACAATTTAATGATAGGTAGATAATATAACTATATACTTACAAGGACCAGTTTCGAAAAGGTCGTCTTTATTTAAAACAGAGGTTCCTATTATGTTCCCAATGCATCAGTGGCCTTCCGCCTCGTTATACGAAATCGTTCGCTCGAAAACTCAAAGCGACATAGTTTTAAGGAaacaaaatgaatttaaaaaaccggccaagtgcgagtcaggctcgcgcaccgagggttccgtactcgagtaatttttccgacattttgcacgataaatcagaaactaataggcataatatgcataaaaataaataaaaatctgttttagaatatacattatatatttacatatacatttaatgatgtaaccacaaattcacggttttcggatttattcctttacttgtgctataagatctgcCTACCTGCCACATGACTcccggtcaacgggaagtaccctataggttttcttgacagacacgacggacggacggacggacagacagacaaacagacagacagacaacaatatgagggttccgttttatcttttgagttacggaaccctaaaaattggtcaagtgctagtcagactagCACACAAAGAATTCCGTAGGTAagtagtataggtacctaccatcgaaataacactttttaatttttttaatctttatggCGGCCACTTTGATACTGGTAAGTGGTAACCCGTTAATAAAGAAGTGGCAAGTGGCAACCTTAGTAGTTACTAGccgacgcccacgacttcgtccgcgtggatttaggtttttcaaaatcccgtaggaactctttgattttccgggatgaaagtagcctatgtggtaatccaggatattattcatatccattccgaatttcagccaaatccgtccagtggtttttgcgtgaaggagtaacaaacatacacacacacacacagacgtacacatatacacacaaactttcgcctttataatattaagtgtgatagtatGGATGCGTCACAACTCATAAGtcaccaataataataaaactcttGTCGGTCTGTAGGTTTTGTTTCGTAATCTCGCAAACTCCGAGCGTTGACTTGCGATACGCGTTCTTTGACACCGAAATGCAATATTTATTCATatcgtacataataatatacaaactGTAACTATGTTTACATTCAATTTCATATTTGCGTATTGCACTTTCACATGTTTCACTCACTgtatgaaagtttgtgtgtatgtgtgtgtgtgtgtatgtttgttactccttcacgcaaaaactacttgacggatttggctgaaatttggaatggagcaccctggattagcacataagctactttttatcctgaaaaatcaaagacttcctacgggatttaaaaacctaaatccacgcggacgatgtcacgggcgtcagctagtcacactaatattataaaggcgctgtgtatgtgtgtatgttcgttactctttcacgcaaaaactactggacggatttggctgtttagaacGGAGTTAGCTTAGGCGGCTTTTTATTcgggaaaatcagagttccctaTAAAAAACCTATACGTATCCACGGCAACGAtgtctcgggcatcagctagtaaaacaaTTGttatttcattatcatcatcatcatcagcctaccgccagctcactactgataGGTTTCCTTCATCGCATTATATTTGTTACTTTGTGTCCCTGGACCCACCCGCCGCGCCTGCGACTTCAGTGTGGAGACACCTTTacactttaacagggctctcttcgtcacttactccatacaatcgtagtcccaatttcatttgaatattaagcaaccaaagtccatgaaatgcagacatattctagaaactaatatctgtgtctgtggtgttttagatttttctaaaaatatgtaattttaaaattacaggggctcaaagatttctaagtgaatttttaagaccgcgtaactttgaaaccgaatattttaacggaaatctggaaaaccacaggcatagatattagttcccggaacgtttctacaaaattccattgagtatgattgattagtattccaatgagagacgaactacgtttgtatggagcgagtgacggagagacccctcttaattactAGTATCTAGTATCCAATAATAATGGCGTCTTGTCAAAAGTCTATTGACCCTATAAAGTTTTGTTTCTCAAGTTCCCAGCGCATTGTATGCGCGGGTGCAGTGCTGTGTTTCTGTAGGAAGTGATATGCTTTGATTGTTATTACTGCAATTCCGCAATCCTAGTGCAATAGTTCCCGTACCGAGCGTCCGTAGATCTTATCGCGCGTTGTGATTAGAGCAAAATTCCTTGCACGCGcctaattttcattatttttgtcACTTTTTGTCCCTAGACTTACAATACTACCACTCTTTGTAAGTTACACCGAtgttgtacctgcgcagaaatatt is part of the Maniola jurtina chromosome 24, ilManJurt1.1, whole genome shotgun sequence genome and harbors:
- the LOC123877784 gene encoding mushroom body large-type Kenyon cell-specific protein 1 isoform X1 gives rise to the protein MAECSFVRCQQERRAIRKELQRWTKNMVYILGLERVAEELMGRRKWKLYQDGLIPKRTEGEQSSDEESIAASDPPPALKIKTIEQINAPEKQERAERPETQENEEKEKPRRETILESLIKRPATQPKVEVSEEPADWKPADRCYFCVDGDRPEPPDGRAATGATSPASESDSSSVSGAKSPAGPPLLHHLLQLQLQGQNPQAIAQQGYTEMCVQFQQMLAALAALGTGLVPPALSQAWMMQRLATARPPQDTRLSESDKAAQPSSSPTIAEQPLDLSAKSTSSTSGTPPPDAKNLENNRLKRAVLEGSSNSATRRAYTDDELQSALREIQSGRLGTRRAAVLYGIPRSTLRNKVNKFGLTSDTGQESDQDSEPDKPESPPSVILKIPTFPPPDDKSPSPATPVTPVTPITPILPQPTLNPPSQFMPLSVFADPQPPTQQIFTSLSDVIAKSISQKFQQPLDRPHQPDLPFLRGPDRHVSVIKTPPDNQRNYAMPSNSKMNSNNNGQPATGGKGTRPKRGKYRNYDRDSLVEAVKAVQRGEMSVHRAGSYYGVPHSTLEYKVKERHLMRPRKREPKPPQDIKPQPPKPPPKPPTKPFTNGLNGPEGGYPPGYPFWAGAGFAPPPAPDLYASHMMRRLREEAPPPANGSFLEGIIRSSLERPGAALLQRLSAPPASPPGGSMRRRASPGEEPLARRPRLDSDQQLAAEIRETVQRLRAKELRPRNGTPTPPPESPAESAGCGERA
- the LOC123877784 gene encoding mushroom body large-type Kenyon cell-specific protein 1 isoform X2, giving the protein MAECSFVRCQQERRAIRKELQRWTKNMVYILGLERVAEELMGRRKWKLYQDGLIPKRTEGEQSSDEESIAASDPPPALKIKTIEQINAPEKQERAERPETQENEEKEKPRRETILESLIKRPATQPKVEVSEEPADWKPADRCYFCVDGDRPEPPDGRAATGATSPASESDSSSVSGAKSPAGPPLLHHLLQLQLQGQNPQAIAQFQQMLAALAALGTGLVPPALSQAWMMQRLATARPPQDTRLSESDKAAQPSSSPTIAEQPLDLSAKSTSSTSGTPPPDAKNLENNRLKRAVLEGSSNSATRRAYTDDELQSALREIQSGRLGTRRAAVLYGIPRSTLRNKVNKFGLTSDTGQESDQDSEPDKPESPPSVILKIPTFPPPDDKSPSPATPVTPVTPITPILPQPTLNPPSQFMPLSVFADPQPPTQQIFTSLSDVIAKSISQKFQQPLDRPHQPDLPFLRGPDRHVSVIKTPPDNQRNYAMPSNSKMNSNNNGQPATGGKGTRPKRGKYRNYDRDSLVEAVKAVQRGEMSVHRAGSYYGVPHSTLEYKVKERHLMRPRKREPKPPQDIKPQPPKPPPKPPTKPFTNGLNGPEGGYPPGYPFWAGAGFAPPPAPDLYASHMMRRLREEAPPPANGSFLEGIIRSSLERPGAALLQRLSAPPASPPGGSMRRRASPGEEPLARRPRLDSDQQLAAEIRETVQRLRAKELRPRNGTPTPPPESPAESAGCGERA
- the LOC123877784 gene encoding mushroom body large-type Kenyon cell-specific protein 1 isoform X3, whose translation is MGRRKWKLYQDGLIPKRTEGEQSSDEESIAASDPPPALKIKTIEQINAPEKQERAERPETQENEEKEKPRRETILESLIKRPATQPKVEVSEEPADWKPADRCYFCVDGDRPEPPDGRAATGATSPASESDSSSVSGAKSPAGPPLLHHLLQLQLQGQNPQAIAQQGYTEMCVQFQQMLAALAALGTGLVPPALSQAWMMQRLATARPPQDTRLSESDKAAQPSSSPTIAEQPLDLSAKSTSSTSGTPPPDAKNLENNRLKRAVLEGSSNSATRRAYTDDELQSALREIQSGRLGTRRAAVLYGIPRSTLRNKVNKFGLTSDTGQESDQDSEPDKPESPPSVILKIPTFPPPDDKSPSPATPVTPVTPITPILPQPTLNPPSQFMPLSVFADPQPPTQQIFTSLSDVIAKSISQKFQQPLDRPHQPDLPFLRGPDRHVSVIKTPPDNQRNYAMPSNSKMNSNNNGQPATGGKGTRPKRGKYRNYDRDSLVEAVKAVQRGEMSVHRAGSYYGVPHSTLEYKVKERHLMRPRKREPKPPQDIKPQPPKPPPKPPTKPFTNGLNGPEGGYPPGYPFWAGAGFAPPPAPDLYASHMMRRLREEAPPPANGSFLEGIIRSSLERPGAALLQRLSAPPASPPGGSMRRRASPGEEPLARRPRLDSDQQLAAEIRETVQRLRAKELRPRNGTPTPPPESPAESAGCGERA